One stretch of Novosphingobium pentaromativorans US6-1 DNA includes these proteins:
- a CDS encoding acyl-CoA dehydrogenase family protein, translated as MEQSEAEFRTEVRAFLAENLPRDLAERTKLGYHQDRNDIEQWTRVLAQKQGWSVPSWPVEYGGLGWTIAQRHAFDEECYIAGAPALSPQGTFLTGPIIIAHGSEEQKARFLPPIRDGIEFWAQGFSEPEAGSDLASLKTAAVRDGDEYVINGTKIWTSHAHQADWLFLLARTRFEGKPQAGISMFLVDMKSPGISVRPIISIDGRHSLNQVFMEDVRVPVENRVGEENMGWTYAKETLVHERTFNAEVGRCANLLSRARKLAENTFRGRTRLIDDERFACRLAELEIEFLAHRASLARTLAEDEAEIDGRNLSLPSMLKIKGSELVQQIGVLMVEALGDDALPYYAEEDYKSGFPDELPGSDQAPGVASDYLFKKAMTIYGGSNEIQRNLIANEIMRGL; from the coding sequence GTGGAACAGTCCGAGGCCGAATTCCGCACTGAAGTCAGAGCCTTTCTGGCCGAAAACCTGCCTCGCGATCTCGCTGAGCGAACGAAGCTCGGCTATCATCAGGATCGCAACGATATCGAGCAGTGGACGCGCGTGCTGGCGCAGAAGCAGGGCTGGTCGGTGCCGAGCTGGCCGGTGGAGTATGGCGGCCTGGGCTGGACGATCGCTCAGCGACACGCATTCGATGAGGAATGCTATATCGCCGGTGCGCCGGCGCTGTCGCCGCAGGGCACTTTCCTGACGGGACCGATCATCATCGCTCATGGATCGGAGGAGCAGAAAGCGCGCTTTCTTCCCCCGATACGCGATGGTATCGAGTTCTGGGCGCAAGGTTTTTCGGAACCGGAAGCCGGTTCTGACCTGGCTTCGCTCAAGACAGCTGCCGTTCGTGATGGCGACGAATACGTCATAAACGGGACGAAGATATGGACTTCGCACGCGCATCAGGCCGATTGGCTGTTCCTGCTGGCGCGCACGCGATTTGAGGGCAAGCCGCAGGCTGGCATTTCGATGTTCCTGGTGGATATGAAGTCACCTGGAATCAGTGTGCGTCCAATCATCTCGATCGACGGCCGCCATTCGCTCAACCAGGTGTTCATGGAAGACGTGCGCGTCCCGGTAGAGAACCGTGTCGGCGAAGAAAACATGGGCTGGACCTATGCCAAGGAAACGCTGGTTCATGAGCGTACCTTCAACGCCGAAGTCGGACGTTGCGCCAATCTGCTCAGCCGCGCTCGCAAACTTGCGGAAAATACCTTTCGTGGTCGTACCAGGCTGATAGACGACGAGCGTTTCGCTTGCCGTCTGGCAGAGCTGGAAATCGAATTTCTCGCTCACCGGGCTTCCCTGGCCCGGACGCTTGCGGAAGACGAAGCCGAGATTGACGGGCGCAATCTGTCACTTCCATCCATGCTCAAGATCAAGGGATCGGAGCTGGTTCAGCAGATCGGTGTGTTGATGGTCGAGGCGCTCGGTGACGACGCGCTGCCTTATTATGCCGAAGAGGATTACAAATCCGGCTTCCCGGATGAGTTGCCGGGATCGGACCAGGCTCCTGGCGTCGCATCGGACTATCTGTTCAAGAAGGCGATGACGATCTACGGCGGCAGCAACGAAATTCAGCGCAACCTGATTGCAAACGAGATCATGCGCGGCCTCTGA
- a CDS encoding sulfotransferase family protein → MPKGPFFDGDALLSEAEKLAGSNDWGDDGFREAYDCFINSLNAEADLTPQGVERTRSHLMKLLTGRLRLFADRKTYPAIQEEEVKAPIFLTGHGRSGTSYLYELLSIDPQNHAPRHWQVWNPSPPPNHPDTDNAPQIAAGEHYIQFEGWQDPDLRVKHDYSNLGSAEDLLIHDYSFVSKTFPFFWAAPSYGKWLAGADAAAAYRIERKFLQALQFGEKRNQWVLKTPVHMSQLSALWEEFPDARMIVNHRDPVKTLASMMGLLRGHRKQFGNPPPVLDRNFVVAYMEGAARSAEDMMEKRADPKVNATFVDVLYQDLEADPLGQVEKIYTHHGLDLTDAVRDDIRDYVAKNRKGKFGAHKYSLAEVGLSVEEVRERFKRYTDHFDIPLEESAS, encoded by the coding sequence ATGCCCAAAGGCCCATTTTTCGACGGTGACGCGCTTCTTTCCGAAGCGGAAAAACTTGCAGGATCCAACGACTGGGGCGACGATGGCTTTCGCGAAGCCTACGATTGCTTCATCAATTCGCTGAACGCAGAAGCCGATCTGACGCCGCAAGGCGTAGAACGGACGCGCAGTCACCTGATGAAACTGCTGACCGGCAGGCTTCGCCTGTTCGCGGATCGCAAGACCTATCCCGCGATCCAGGAAGAGGAGGTGAAGGCGCCGATCTTCCTGACCGGGCATGGCCGTTCGGGCACCTCCTATCTTTACGAGCTGCTGTCGATCGACCCGCAAAATCATGCGCCGCGCCACTGGCAGGTGTGGAACCCCTCACCTCCGCCGAACCATCCCGACACTGACAATGCGCCGCAGATCGCGGCGGGCGAGCACTATATCCAGTTCGAAGGCTGGCAGGATCCCGACCTGCGGGTGAAGCACGACTACAGCAATCTCGGATCGGCGGAGGATCTGCTGATTCACGATTATTCGTTCGTATCCAAGACCTTCCCCTTTTTCTGGGCCGCGCCGTCCTATGGCAAGTGGCTGGCCGGTGCCGACGCAGCCGCAGCCTATCGCATCGAGCGCAAGTTCCTGCAGGCGCTGCAATTCGGTGAGAAACGCAACCAGTGGGTACTGAAAACCCCGGTGCACATGAGCCAGCTTTCGGCGCTGTGGGAGGAATTTCCAGACGCCCGAATGATCGTGAACCACCGCGATCCGGTGAAAACGCTTGCGTCGATGATGGGGTTGTTACGCGGTCATCGCAAGCAGTTCGGCAACCCGCCGCCAGTGCTCGACCGGAATTTCGTCGTCGCCTACATGGAGGGTGCGGCCCGATCTGCCGAGGACATGATGGAAAAGCGCGCCGATCCGAAGGTGAACGCGACGTTCGTCGATGTCCTGTACCAAGATCTGGAAGCCGATCCGCTGGGGCAGGTCGAAAAGATCTATACGCATCACGGGCTGGACCTGACTGACGCTGTCCGGGACGACATTCGAGATTACGTGGCGAAGAACCGCAAGGGCAAGTTCGGTGCGCACAAGTACAGCCTGGCGGAAGTAGGCCTGAGCGTCGAGGAAGTGCGTGAACGCTTCAAGCGCTACACGGACCATTTCGACATCCCGCTGGAAGAAAGCGCCAGCTAA
- a CDS encoding glutathione S-transferase N-terminal domain-containing protein has product MFDLYIERTPAVFKCAVMLEECGYDYNCTHISVTRGDQHNPEFRAISPNGKIPVLVDNEPSDGGEPLIVFDSGAILMYLAERSGRFLPTETRQRAQTLQWLFWQASGLSPFSGQAIHFQRYAPEVTREYGQLRYEGEVKRLYGVLDTHLKDREFIAGDYSIADIGCHAWVEMYDRFEWDLRDWPDLNRWWKAIARRPQVMEAYKRVNDARTAGPAGEDDFKKNMFGEAAAKLMPAPKIHVPQPKNLNDESE; this is encoded by the coding sequence ATGTTCGACCTTTACATTGAACGGACACCCGCGGTCTTCAAATGCGCGGTCATGCTGGAAGAATGCGGTTACGACTATAACTGCACACATATATCGGTCACGCGCGGCGATCAGCACAATCCGGAATTCCGCGCGATATCTCCCAACGGGAAGATACCGGTGCTGGTTGACAACGAACCGTCGGACGGCGGCGAACCGCTGATCGTGTTCGATTCAGGTGCCATCCTGATGTACCTGGCGGAACGCAGCGGTCGCTTTCTGCCGACCGAGACACGGCAGAGAGCGCAGACCCTGCAATGGCTGTTCTGGCAGGCATCAGGCCTCAGCCCGTTCAGCGGCCAGGCGATCCACTTTCAGCGCTATGCCCCCGAAGTCACCCGCGAATACGGTCAACTGCGCTACGAGGGCGAGGTGAAACGCCTTTACGGTGTCCTCGATACCCATTTGAAGGATCGTGAGTTCATAGCCGGAGACTATTCAATCGCCGACATCGGATGCCACGCATGGGTCGAGATGTACGACCGGTTTGAATGGGATTTGCGCGACTGGCCCGATCTGAACCGCTGGTGGAAGGCCATCGCGCGCCGTCCGCAAGTGATGGAGGCGTACAAGAGGGTGAACGACGCCCGTACAGCCGGGCCGGCGGGGGAAGACGACTTCAAGAAGAACATGTTCGGGGAGGCTGCGGCCAAGCTGATGCCGGCTCCGAAGATCCATGTTCCCCAACCCAAGAATCTCAACGACGAGAGCGAGTAA
- a CDS encoding FAS1-like dehydratase domain-containing protein produces the protein MVATADAVRRFSICIGDDNPLFTKPEYAAGTRWGQVIAPPGFEKSMGINRSPVMDPVEAKETSKALRGIQLYHSGGENFYYTPIVEGTKLYRSRWVKKVEEKNSEFAGRSVIVSNGIQLWDESGTVAVDGIDWFVHTERGGGDKTRKKEPRPKEEPAFYSDEDLEEIEAAYDAEYVRGADTLYLEDVKIGQKLPRMVKGPLTITDLINIHMGAGWFLYGNWPNRLAYENRKKLRGFYNRDEFNAWDTIQRVHWDKDLAKKVGLPMMYDIGPMRQLYVSHYLTNYAGDDAWIHRIRFEFRRFNYMGDVTWLEGEITDVRDDAELGPLIEVSMTGTSQRGVENIRANATILVSSRTKGKPRLPTPPPLTPHRS, from the coding sequence ATGGTCGCGACAGCCGATGCTGTCCGCCGCTTCTCGATCTGCATTGGTGACGACAATCCGCTCTTTACCAAGCCCGAGTATGCGGCCGGCACCCGCTGGGGTCAGGTAATCGCGCCGCCCGGATTCGAAAAGTCGATGGGCATCAATCGCAGTCCGGTCATGGACCCGGTCGAGGCCAAGGAAACAAGCAAGGCGCTGCGCGGAATACAGCTTTATCATTCTGGCGGCGAGAATTTCTACTACACTCCGATTGTCGAGGGCACGAAGCTCTACCGCTCGCGCTGGGTAAAGAAGGTCGAAGAGAAGAATTCCGAATTTGCCGGACGCTCCGTGATCGTATCGAACGGTATCCAGCTTTGGGATGAATCCGGGACTGTCGCGGTCGACGGGATCGACTGGTTCGTCCATACCGAACGCGGGGGTGGCGATAAGACCAGGAAAAAAGAGCCCAGGCCCAAGGAAGAGCCGGCTTTTTATTCGGACGAGGATCTGGAAGAGATCGAAGCAGCCTATGACGCTGAATATGTGCGGGGGGCCGACACTCTCTATCTGGAAGATGTGAAGATCGGCCAAAAGTTGCCTCGCATGGTCAAAGGTCCACTCACGATCACCGACCTCATCAACATACACATGGGTGCTGGCTGGTTCCTCTACGGCAACTGGCCGAATCGTCTGGCCTACGAGAATCGCAAGAAGCTGCGTGGTTTTTATAATCGCGACGAATTCAACGCATGGGACACGATCCAGCGGGTCCACTGGGACAAGGACCTGGCGAAAAAAGTCGGACTACCGATGATGTACGATATCGGCCCCATGCGACAGCTCTACGTCAGCCATTACCTGACCAATTACGCGGGCGACGATGCCTGGATCCACCGGATCAGGTTTGAATTCCGACGCTTCAATTACATGGGCGACGTGACCTGGCTGGAAGGCGAGATCACCGATGTCCGCGACGATGCGGAACTCGGCCCGCTGATCGAAGTCAGCATGACCGGGACCAGCCAGCGCGGCGTGGAGAATATCCGCGCGAATGCGACGATCCTGGTTTCATCGCGGACGAAGGGCAAACCCAGGTTGCCCACCCCGCCGCCGCTGACGCCCCATCGGTCCTGA
- a CDS encoding nuclear transport factor 2 family protein — protein sequence MAESMNDKDAIRELISDYAAAACAMDPQELKKTFTDDAKVVGMAEVVTPGAGPLVGAEAISSFIGKAWERNKCMTQFAQPAKIVVDGDTATGVCDIVEYGMRKEGDGVIFVVGRYYDQFKKTVEGWRFSERKLEFRIYKRLAEMPK from the coding sequence ATGGCTGAAAGCATGAATGACAAGGATGCGATCCGCGAACTTATCAGCGATTATGCCGCCGCGGCCTGCGCCATGGACCCGCAGGAACTGAAGAAGACCTTTACCGACGATGCCAAGGTGGTTGGCATGGCGGAAGTCGTCACACCGGGGGCAGGCCCGTTGGTTGGGGCCGAGGCGATCAGCAGCTTCATCGGCAAGGCGTGGGAACGCAACAAATGCATGACCCAGTTTGCGCAACCTGCCAAGATCGTCGTCGATGGCGACACGGCTACGGGCGTGTGCGACATCGTTGAATATGGCATGCGCAAGGAAGGCGACGGTGTCATCTTCGTTGTCGGCAGGTACTACGATCAGTTCAAGAAGACGGTGGAAGGCTGGCGCTTTTCCGAGCGCAAGTTGGAATTCCGGATCTACAAGCGTCTGGCCGAAATGCCGAAGTAG
- a CDS encoding acyl-CoA dehydrogenase family protein, whose translation MLCETLMELEYSAEHRQFAEEVDAFLRANWRKPATTDAVEKAEHVRRFRALATEQGYLYRGFPRHLGGSEQPADAMRAQIIRECFERARAPMEYEGIGVTMLAPTLLERGADWQKEEFIPGTLSGEIRWAQGYSEPNAGSDLASLATRGELRDGLWHINGHKIWTTRAYECTHMFALVRTEPGAGKHDGISYLLLKLDQPGVTIRRIHQISGQSEFCEVFLDDVTTPADWIVGERGEGWKVSRTTLKHERNSIGGVRTLRLFESLVRMARKQTRNGKPVIEDPVIRERILEIEGHVRAQMYSGYYQMTCDLMGEPVGIHGLTNKLAATEIGLRIAELATDIIGEDALAFPEKGERSGANWLNQIFGALALSIAGGASNIQRNLIAERGLDLPRVAKG comes from the coding sequence ATGCTTTGTGAGACGCTGATGGAACTCGAATACTCTGCCGAGCACCGGCAGTTCGCAGAAGAGGTAGACGCATTCCTCCGGGCCAATTGGCGCAAGCCGGCGACGACGGATGCGGTTGAAAAAGCGGAACATGTTCGACGCTTCAGAGCCCTGGCGACCGAACAGGGCTATCTGTATCGTGGCTTTCCCCGCCACCTTGGCGGTAGTGAGCAACCGGCCGACGCGATGCGTGCGCAGATCATACGCGAATGCTTCGAACGTGCGCGAGCGCCGATGGAATATGAAGGCATCGGGGTCACGATGCTGGCTCCAACCCTCTTGGAACGGGGCGCGGACTGGCAGAAGGAAGAATTCATTCCCGGCACGCTCAGCGGTGAAATCCGATGGGCTCAGGGCTATTCCGAACCGAATGCCGGCAGCGATCTGGCTTCCCTTGCTACGAGGGGCGAGTTGCGCGACGGTCTGTGGCATATCAATGGTCACAAGATCTGGACGACGCGGGCCTACGAATGCACGCATATGTTTGCGTTGGTTCGGACGGAACCGGGCGCGGGCAAGCACGACGGAATTTCCTATCTCCTCCTGAAGCTCGACCAGCCGGGCGTGACAATTCGGCGCATCCACCAGATCAGCGGCCAGTCGGAATTCTGCGAAGTGTTCCTGGACGATGTCACCACGCCCGCAGACTGGATCGTGGGTGAGCGCGGCGAAGGCTGGAAGGTTTCGCGCACGACATTGAAGCACGAGCGCAATTCCATTGGGGGAGTGCGCACATTGCGCCTTTTCGAATCGCTTGTCCGCATGGCGCGCAAGCAAACGCGCAACGGCAAGCCGGTGATCGAGGATCCCGTGATCCGCGAACGTATCCTGGAAATCGAAGGGCATGTCCGCGCCCAGATGTATTCGGGCTATTATCAGATGACTTGCGATCTCATGGGGGAACCGGTTGGTATCCATGGCCTGACCAACAAGTTGGCCGCAACGGAGATCGGCTTGCGCATCGCAGAGTTGGCGACCGACATCATTGGCGAGGACGCGCTGGCTTTCCCGGAGAAAGGGGAACGGTCCGGCGCCAACTGGTTGAACCAGATCTTCGGCGCGCTGGCGCTCTCGATTGCGGGTGGGGCGTCGAACATTCAACGCAATTTGATAGCCGAACGCGGGCTGGACTTGCCCCGCGTGGCGAAGGGGTGA
- a CDS encoding FadR/GntR family transcriptional regulator produces MTKKDNGSVVHRTAEALRQLAYKCGDDGLLGSEDDLLEQLCVSRPTLRQAAALVAQEQLIYVRRGVRGGYFASVPESSAVTRMASIFLRSRGATMTELINAVGPVRVELARLATRNRDPEKQMELRKFLEHEQSLKPAEVDDYKAFLKAERHFGALISELGGSNVFSLFLNILYDLVAQVSHGVDVYANHADRIEQYQRQRNLMAAAILDGDEELAVLATQRCSSIVMDWMLQDLERHEQAFSLAENPPAGVELKAVGRRRSRISR; encoded by the coding sequence ATGACGAAAAAAGATAACGGATCAGTGGTACATCGTACTGCGGAGGCCTTGCGGCAGTTGGCTTACAAGTGCGGTGACGACGGGCTGCTTGGGTCGGAAGACGATCTGCTCGAACAGCTGTGCGTCAGCCGGCCGACTTTGCGGCAGGCCGCGGCTTTGGTGGCACAGGAGCAGCTGATCTATGTGCGGCGCGGAGTCAGGGGGGGCTATTTTGCTTCCGTGCCGGAAAGCTCTGCCGTGACGCGGATGGCGTCAATCTTCCTCCGCTCGCGCGGGGCTACCATGACAGAGTTGATCAATGCAGTTGGTCCGGTGCGCGTGGAGCTTGCAAGGCTCGCCACCCGCAACCGCGATCCCGAGAAGCAGATGGAGCTGCGCAAATTTCTCGAGCACGAGCAAAGTCTCAAGCCTGCGGAGGTTGATGACTACAAGGCCTTCTTGAAGGCCGAGCGACATTTTGGCGCCTTGATCTCCGAACTCGGCGGTAGCAACGTGTTTTCGTTGTTCCTCAACATTCTATATGACCTGGTGGCGCAGGTCTCGCATGGAGTGGACGTGTATGCGAACCATGCGGATCGTATCGAGCAGTATCAGCGGCAAAGAAACCTTATGGCTGCAGCTATCCTTGATGGGGATGAGGAACTTGCAGTGCTGGCCACGCAAAGGTGTTCCTCGATCGTCATGGATTGGATGCTGCAAGACCTTGAGCGGCACGAGCAGGCCTTTTCGCTGGCTGAGAATCCCCCGGCTGGCGTTGAGTTGAAAGCCGTCGGGCGAAGGAGATCGCGCATCTCTCGCTAA
- a CDS encoding SDR family NAD(P)-dependent oxidoreductase yields the protein MDLQLQGKRAFVSGASGGIGGSIAELLAQEGCSVAVHGRDRARTEEAAACVEKAGGKAVVVIGDLATDEGCDSVAEASLKGLGGIDIVVNNTGTALRKDNPGWSELPTQTWIDSFQVNFMSSLRMSKLFLPSIKESGWGRFINISSVASTNVPSLAEYGVAKAALNKLTADMAKDVGKYNATANGIMPGIVMTPAIEQYLAVLAEKNGWPEDQAERERRYLSDLMPQAITRVGQPIDIASMVAFIASPLSGYMTGVSFRIDGGSNRNSQG from the coding sequence ATGGACCTTCAGTTACAGGGGAAGCGTGCTTTCGTAAGCGGAGCGAGCGGAGGCATCGGCGGAAGCATCGCGGAATTGCTGGCGCAGGAAGGCTGCTCCGTCGCCGTGCACGGTCGCGACCGCGCCCGGACCGAAGAGGCGGCTGCCTGCGTCGAGAAAGCCGGGGGCAAGGCAGTTGTCGTGATCGGAGATCTCGCCACAGACGAGGGCTGCGATTCGGTTGCCGAGGCAAGTCTCAAAGGTCTTGGTGGTATCGACATCGTCGTGAACAACACAGGCACTGCACTGCGCAAGGACAATCCTGGCTGGAGCGAGCTGCCGACACAGACCTGGATCGACAGCTTTCAGGTCAATTTCATGTCCAGTCTGCGGATGTCGAAACTCTTCCTGCCATCGATCAAGGAATCGGGCTGGGGCCGTTTCATCAATATCTCGTCCGTCGCATCCACGAATGTCCCCTCGCTGGCCGAGTATGGCGTCGCCAAGGCGGCATTGAACAAACTGACTGCGGACATGGCCAAGGACGTCGGCAAGTACAACGCGACCGCAAACGGCATCATGCCCGGCATCGTGATGACGCCTGCCATCGAGCAATATCTTGCAGTTCTCGCCGAGAAAAATGGCTGGCCCGAAGACCAGGCGGAACGGGAGCGCCGCTACCTGTCCGACCTGATGCCTCAGGCAATCACCCGTGTCGGCCAGCCGATCGACATCGCCAGCATGGTCGCGTTCATCGCCAGCCCGCTTTCAGGCTACATGACCGGCGTATCTTTCCGTATCGACGGCGGATCGAACCGGAACTCACAAGGGTAG